The following are from one region of the Phycisphaerae bacterium genome:
- a CDS encoding DUF2442 domain-containing protein encodes MSTLLTKAAAKRVWFDDLNLWIELVDGRQLAVPLAYFPRLLNATPRQREQFEMSGGGTGIHWDALDEDISFEGLLPGIGD; translated from the coding sequence ATAAGTACTTTGCTGACTAAGGCGGCAGCCAAACGCGTCTGGTTTGACGATCTCAACCTGTGGATCGAGTTGGTCGACGGGCGGCAACTGGCGGTCCCGTTGGCCTATTTCCCCCGGCTGCTGAACGCTACACCGCGGCAACGCGAGCAGTTCGAAATGAGCGGAGGGGGCACCGGTATTCACTGGGATGCGCTCGACGAAGACATCAGCTTCGAGGGCCTGTTGCCGGGGATCGGGGATTGA
- a CDS encoding DUF4160 domain-containing protein gives MPVALRFEGCRFFSFSNEGEPREPAHIHERKGENGAGFRLDQAVTIADSHGTTSSELTRIAQVAAENRDLFLRKRDKYFAD, from the coding sequence GTGCCTGTTGCTTTGCGTTTCGAGGGCTGCAGGTTCTTCTCCTTTTCGAACGAAGGCGAACCGCGCGAACCTGCCCACATCCACGAACGCAAGGGCGAAAACGGGGCCGGATTCCGGCTGGACCAGGCAGTGACGATCGCGGACTCGCACGGCACGACTTCGAGCGAGTTGACCCGGATTGCCCAAGTGGCTGCGGAAAACCGCGACCTATTCTTGAGGAAACGGGATAAGTACTTTGCTGACTAA
- a CDS encoding Gfo/Idh/MocA family oxidoreductase, translating to MPDKTCASNASGPCQTRPNTSSSSWSRRRILETAAAGVGALAVGGIRRARAAEASDYGSKVTPSPRSRVLGANDRILLGIIGAGGMGRHHIQSMLDRKENNCEFIAVCDINEANRRAAVEMCGGKAKSFNEHERLLEMKEIDGVLIASPDFWHERHLIDSVMAGKDAYCEKPMSWSIPQGANMVKQVRRTDRIVQIGMQRRSTPSIIEAKRIVDSGFLGEVSLVRAEWYWNMPDLPNPEDIKLEGKVDWDRFQLPLPPEKRYPMNPVKYRFWRYFWEYSGGNMTDQGTHLMDVIQWLFNDSKPPLAAQEHGAAYQIKGYETPDTFCAVFEYPKFMATWTLTYTNNWHDAWSIIAHGRKGTLELDDRGARFYKEKWPANWEDIPPEPEHEISSPLRVDLHEANWLECMRTRKEPNAPVEIGHQAVSALHLANAAHHAKKRATLDPDGLTVRIP from the coding sequence AACGCTTCTGGTCCATGCCAAACACGACCAAACACATCGTCGTCGAGCTGGAGCCGCCGCAGAATCCTCGAGACTGCGGCCGCAGGAGTCGGCGCCTTGGCCGTCGGCGGCATCCGCCGGGCCAGGGCCGCCGAAGCCTCGGACTACGGCTCAAAGGTAACACCAAGCCCCCGATCACGGGTCCTCGGGGCCAATGACCGCATTCTGCTGGGCATCATCGGCGCCGGCGGGATGGGTCGCCACCACATCCAGAGCATGCTCGACCGCAAGGAAAACAACTGCGAGTTCATCGCCGTCTGCGACATCAACGAGGCCAACCGCAGGGCCGCCGTCGAGATGTGCGGCGGCAAGGCCAAGAGCTTCAACGAGCACGAGCGGCTGCTGGAGATGAAGGAGATCGACGGCGTGCTGATCGCCAGCCCGGATTTCTGGCATGAGCGACACCTGATCGACTCGGTCATGGCCGGCAAGGACGCCTACTGCGAAAAACCCATGTCCTGGTCGATCCCGCAGGGGGCTAACATGGTCAAGCAGGTCCGCCGCACCGACCGGATCGTGCAGATCGGCATGCAGCGACGCAGCACCCCATCTATCATTGAGGCAAAGCGAATCGTCGACAGCGGCTTTCTGGGCGAGGTCAGTCTGGTGCGAGCCGAGTGGTACTGGAACATGCCGGACTTGCCCAACCCGGAGGACATCAAGCTTGAAGGCAAGGTCGACTGGGACCGGTTTCAACTCCCGCTGCCGCCGGAAAAACGTTACCCGATGAACCCGGTGAAGTACCGGTTCTGGCGGTACTTCTGGGAGTACTCGGGCGGCAACATGACCGACCAGGGCACTCATCTGATGGACGTGATCCAGTGGCTATTCAACGACAGCAAGCCGCCACTGGCCGCCCAGGAGCACGGCGCGGCGTACCAGATCAAGGGCTACGAGACGCCGGACACGTTCTGCGCGGTCTTCGAGTACCCGAAGTTCATGGCGACCTGGACCCTGACCTACACCAACAACTGGCACGATGCGTGGTCGATCATCGCCCACGGCCGCAAGGGCACACTGGAACTCGACGATCGGGGGGCGCGGTTCTACAAGGAAAAGTGGCCCGCCAACTGGGAGGACATTCCGCCAGAGCCTGAGCATGAGATCTCCAGCCCGCTGCGGGTCGACCTGCATGAGGCCAACTGGCTCGAGTGCATGCGAACCCGTAAGGAGCCAAACGCTCCGGTCGAGATCGGCCATCAGGCGGTCTCCGCCCTGCATCTGGCCAACGCCGCCCACCACGCCAAGAAGCGGGCGACCCTCGACCCCGACGGTCTGACCGTCCGCATCCCCTGA